A stretch of the Bacillus licheniformis DSM 13 = ATCC 14580 genome encodes the following:
- the lpdA gene encoding dihydrolipoyl dehydrogenase, with the protein MVVGDFPIETDTLVIGAGPGGYVAAIRAAQLGQKVTIVEKGNLGGVCLNVGCIPSKALINAGHRYENAKHSEEMGITAENVKVDFTKVQEWKASVVNKLTGGVEGLLKGNKVDIVKGEAYFVDSNSVRVMDENSAQTYTFKNAIIATGSRPIELPNFKYSDRVLNSTGALALKEIPKKLVVIGGGYIGTELGTAYANFGTEVVILEGGEEILPGFEKQMSSLVKRNLKKKGNVEIHTKAMAKGVEEKADGVTVTFEVKGEEQTIDADYVLVTVGRVANTDELGLEQVGVEMTDRGIIKTDKQCRTNIPNIYAIGDIIEGPPLAHKASYEGKIAAEAIAGEAAEIDYLGIPAVVFSEPELASVGYTEAQAKEEGLSVTAAKFPFAANGRALSLNETDGFLKLVTRKEDGLVIGAQIAGASASDMISELSLAIEAGMTAEDIAMTIHAHPTLGEITMEAAEVAIGMPIHVVK; encoded by the coding sequence ATGGTAGTAGGAGATTTCCCTATTGAAACAGATACTCTTGTCATTGGTGCGGGACCTGGCGGCTATGTAGCTGCCATCCGCGCTGCTCAGCTTGGACAAAAAGTAACAATCGTCGAAAAAGGCAATCTTGGAGGCGTATGTCTGAATGTCGGATGTATCCCTTCAAAAGCGCTTATCAATGCAGGCCACCGCTATGAGAATGCGAAGCATTCTGAAGAGATGGGGATCACTGCTGAAAACGTAAAAGTTGACTTTACAAAGGTTCAAGAATGGAAAGCCTCTGTCGTTAATAAGCTTACCGGCGGTGTTGAAGGCCTTCTGAAAGGAAACAAAGTCGACATCGTAAAAGGCGAAGCATACTTTGTAGACAGCAATTCTGTACGCGTGATGGATGAGAACTCAGCTCAGACTTACACGTTCAAAAATGCGATCATTGCAACAGGTTCTCGCCCTATCGAATTGCCAAACTTCAAATATAGCGACCGCGTACTGAATTCAACAGGCGCACTTGCACTGAAAGAAATTCCTAAGAAGCTCGTTGTCATCGGCGGCGGCTACATCGGAACAGAGCTCGGTACTGCATATGCAAACTTCGGTACTGAAGTTGTCATTCTTGAAGGCGGAGAAGAAATCCTTCCAGGATTTGAGAAGCAAATGAGCTCTCTTGTGAAACGCAACCTGAAGAAAAAAGGCAACGTTGAAATCCATACAAAAGCAATGGCTAAAGGCGTAGAAGAAAAAGCTGACGGCGTAACCGTTACGTTCGAAGTGAAAGGCGAAGAGCAAACGATCGATGCGGACTACGTACTTGTCACTGTCGGCCGCGTTGCAAACACGGACGAGCTCGGACTTGAACAAGTCGGCGTCGAAATGACGGACCGCGGCATCATCAAAACGGACAAACAATGCCGTACAAACATTCCGAACATCTATGCGATCGGTGACATCATCGAAGGTCCTCCGCTTGCGCATAAAGCTTCTTATGAAGGTAAAATTGCTGCTGAAGCGATTGCCGGAGAAGCTGCGGAAATCGACTATCTTGGAATTCCTGCGGTCGTATTCTCTGAGCCTGAACTTGCATCTGTAGGCTACACTGAAGCACAGGCTAAAGAAGAAGGTCTTTCAGTGACTGCAGCCAAATTCCCGTTTGCAGCAAACGGACGTGCGCTGTCATTAAACGAAACTGACGGTTTCCTTAAACTTGTAACACGCAAAGAAGACGGCTTAGTCATCGGTGCACAAATCGCCGGAGCAAGCGCTTCTGACATGATTTCTGAGCTGAGCTTGGCAATCGAAGCAGGAATGACTGCTGAAGATATCGCAATGACAATCCACGCTCACCCTACATTGGGAGAAATCACAATGGAAGCTGCAGAAGTTGCCATCGGCATGCCGATCCACGTTGTAAAATAA
- a CDS encoding IS3 family transposase (programmed frameshift), with protein sequence MGTRVHYAEEVKWEVIKMKQAGMTNKEIMEQLGIKNKTQIKTWMRWYKTGQTYRFSQQVGKQYSYGKESEEMSELEELKLKNKQLEAQLAIIKKVPGDRKELEPRVIVQVVEELSATFKIIDILGVLGIPKSTYYRWKKKYKKVELTSLEELVIKLCKKNFYHYGHRKIKSILNRKYGINVNRKTVQKIMQKFEIQCQVKKKRQKYICGESNIIVPNTLNRNFKASRLNEKWVTDITYLPYGSTMLYLSTIMDLYNNEIVAYKIGTSQDINLVLDTLREAVELRKPVGLLLHSDQGSVYTSHAYQNLAKEKGITTSMSRKGNCHDNAVIESFHSSLKSEGFNAQSRASISNSKVVQIVNQYMYRYNHVRIQAKLNYLSPLEYRGQAA encoded by the exons ATGGGCACAAGAGTACATTACGCAGAAGAAGTAAAATGGGAAGTAATTAAAATGAAACAAGCTGGAATGACAAACAAAGAAATAATGGAACAACTGGGGATAAAAAATAAGACTCAAATTAAAACATGGATGCGATGGTACAAAACAGGCCAAACCTATCGATTTTCGCAACAAGTTGGAAAACAATATTCCTACGGTAAAGAATCGGAGGAAATGAGTGAGCTAGAAGAATTAAAACTAAAGAATAAACAGCTAGAGGCTCAATTGGCAATTATAA AAAAAGTACCAGGAGATCGAAAGGAGTTGGAGCCACGAGTCATTGTCCAAGTTGTAGAAGAACTCTCAGCCACTTTTAAAATAATTGATATTCTTGGAGTATTAGGCATACCTAAGTCAACATATTACCGTTGGAAAAAGAAGTATAAAAAAGTTGAGCTAACTTCATTAGAAGAGCTAGTAATCAAGCTGTGTAAGAAAAACTTCTATCACTATGGTCATCGTAAAATTAAATCCATCTTAAACAGAAAGTATGGGATAAATGTAAACCGCAAAACTGTACAAAAAATTATGCAAAAGTTTGAGATTCAGTGTCAAGTTAAGAAGAAGCGACAAAAGTACATTTGTGGTGAGAGTAATATTATTGTGCCGAACACTCTCAATCGTAATTTTAAAGCAAGCCGATTAAATGAAAAATGGGTAACCGACATTACCTACTTACCTTATGGCTCGACTATGTTATATTTATCAACGATTATGGACTTATATAACAACGAAATAGTGGCTTACAAAATAGGTACGAGCCAAGATATTAACCTAGTATTAGACACATTGAGGGAAGCTGTAGAATTACGTAAACCAGTAGGGTTACTTCTTCATAGCGACCAGGGATCTGTCTATACTTCACATGCATATCAGAATTTGGCCAAAGAAAAAGGCATTACCACAAGCATGTCTCGAAAAGGAAACTGCCATGATAATGCCGTCATTGAATCCTTTCACTCCTCGCTAAAGTCGGAAGGATTTAACGCTCAAAGTAGAGCATCTATATCCAATTCTAAAGTAGTACAAATTGTAAATCAATACATGTATCGATATAATCATGTACGAATTCAGGCAAAATTAAACTACCTGTCCCCACTGGAATACAGGGGACAGGCAGCATAG
- a CDS encoding GapA-binding peptide SR1P, translated as MGTIVCQDCNETIQHFEDEKVTILYGTCGQCNCHLKEEE; from the coding sequence ATGGGCACGATCGTTTGTCAAGACTGCAATGAAACCATTCAGCATTTTGAAGATGAGAAAGTGACGATACTTTACGGAACGTGCGGACAGTGCAACTGCCATCTTAAAGAGGAAGAATAG
- a CDS encoding aminotransferase class I/II-fold pyridoxal phosphate-dependent enzyme has protein sequence MLQHETPLYTGLKKHAGKNPIQFHIPGHKKGSGMDPEFREFIGENALSIDLINIEPLDDLHAPKGIIKQAQDLAAEAFGADYTFFSVQGTSGAIMTMVMAVCGPGDKIIVPRNVHKSVMSAIVFSGAVPIFIHPEIDDELGISHGITPESAKKALLEHPDAKGLLVINPTYFGIAADLKSIVELAHSFHVPVLVDEAHGVHIHFHEDLPLSAMQAGADMAATSVHKLGGSLTQSSILNMKEGLVSKERVQSILSMLTTTSTSYLLLASLDVARKRLATEGHELIEQTIKLANETRERINNINGISCVGREILGSKAAFDYDPTKLIISVKDLGLTGHDVEKWLRESCQIEVELSDLYNILCIFTPGDRKEDADALIKGLTEIAQQAASSAENRRKPEVLLPNIPALAMTPRDAFYANTEIIPFKKAAGRMIAEFVMVYPPGIPIFIPGEIITEDNINYIEKNLEAGLPVQGPEDDTLHMIRVIKEQQAIL, from the coding sequence TTGTTGCAGCACGAAACACCCCTATATACCGGATTAAAAAAACACGCCGGCAAAAACCCGATCCAGTTCCATATACCGGGGCACAAAAAAGGCTCTGGGATGGACCCTGAATTCAGGGAGTTTATCGGAGAAAATGCATTAAGCATAGATTTAATCAACATCGAGCCTCTCGACGATCTGCACGCGCCGAAAGGAATAATCAAACAGGCGCAGGATCTGGCGGCTGAAGCATTCGGAGCCGACTACACGTTCTTTTCCGTCCAGGGAACGAGCGGCGCCATCATGACGATGGTCATGGCCGTATGCGGACCCGGAGACAAAATCATCGTCCCGAGAAATGTTCATAAATCGGTGATGTCAGCGATCGTCTTCTCAGGCGCCGTACCGATCTTCATCCATCCGGAAATCGACGATGAGCTGGGGATTTCACACGGGATCACCCCTGAATCAGCGAAAAAAGCGCTGCTTGAGCATCCTGACGCAAAAGGACTGCTCGTCATCAACCCGACTTATTTCGGCATAGCTGCAGACTTAAAAAGCATCGTCGAGCTGGCTCATTCTTTTCATGTCCCGGTGCTAGTTGACGAGGCGCACGGCGTTCATATCCACTTCCATGAAGATCTGCCTCTTTCGGCAATGCAGGCCGGAGCGGATATGGCGGCGACGAGCGTTCATAAGCTCGGAGGATCCCTTACACAAAGTTCGATTCTCAATATGAAAGAAGGTCTGGTTTCAAAGGAAAGGGTGCAATCGATTTTAAGCATGCTGACGACGACATCGACCTCCTATCTATTGCTCGCTTCGCTTGATGTCGCCAGAAAACGCTTAGCCACAGAGGGACACGAACTGATCGAACAAACGATTAAGCTCGCCAACGAAACAAGGGAACGCATCAATAATATCAACGGGATTTCATGCGTCGGGAGGGAAATCCTCGGCTCCAAAGCGGCTTTTGACTATGATCCGACCAAATTGATCATATCTGTGAAAGACCTCGGCCTGACCGGTCATGATGTGGAAAAATGGCTGCGCGAGTCATGCCAAATCGAAGTGGAGCTTTCTGACTTATACAACATCCTGTGCATTTTTACACCGGGAGACCGGAAAGAGGATGCAGATGCGTTAATTAAAGGATTAACCGAGATTGCTCAACAGGCCGCTTCATCTGCGGAAAACAGACGCAAGCCTGAAGTGCTTCTGCCAAACATTCCGGCGCTTGCGATGACACCGCGTGACGCTTTTTACGCAAACACGGAGATCATTCCGTTCAAAAAAGCAGCTGGCAGAATGATTGCCGAGTTTGTTATGGTTTATCCGCCAGGGATACCGATCTTCATTCCGGGCGAGATCATTACCGAGGATAATATCAACTACATCGAAAAGAACCTGGAAGCTGGGCTGCCTGTTCAGGGACCGGAAGATGACACCCTCCATATGATCCGCGTTATTAAAGAACAGCAGGCAATCCTGTAA
- a CDS encoding UPF0223 family protein, which yields MEEGYQYPMNEDWSTEEAIDVISFFQAVELAYEKGVERDVLMSAYRRFKEIVPGKAEEKKLCSQFEEASDYSPYQAVKKAKEQTEDTKIKM from the coding sequence ATGGAAGAAGGGTACCAATATCCGATGAATGAAGACTGGAGCACAGAGGAAGCGATAGACGTCATATCGTTTTTTCAGGCGGTTGAGCTCGCTTATGAAAAAGGCGTAGAGCGAGACGTGCTGATGAGTGCTTACCGCCGCTTTAAAGAAATAGTTCCGGGAAAAGCGGAGGAAAAAAAGCTGTGCAGCCAGTTTGAAGAAGCGAGCGACTACTCTCCGTATCAAGCAGTCAAAAAAGCAAAGGAACAAACGGAAGATACGAAAATTAAAATGTAA
- a CDS encoding YktB family protein produces the protein MSSLRFTEEDFRTFTIEGLDARMSVLKDTVRPKLQGLGDHFAPVLSALTGDEMFVHVAKHARRSVNPPDDSWVAFANNKRGYKKLPHFQIGLWETHVFVWFALIYESPLKQEYGQLFKKHLPDIESSIPSRFFWSADHTKPDAKRQSEMNEKDLENLFERLVNVKKAEALCGIQLSKDEVLHMSEEAFLSEIEAAFEKLAFLYRLTQKVSV, from the coding sequence ATGAGCAGTCTGCGTTTTACTGAAGAGGATTTTCGTACATTTACAATAGAAGGTTTAGATGCGCGGATGAGCGTTCTGAAAGACACAGTGCGCCCGAAACTTCAAGGGCTCGGCGATCATTTTGCGCCTGTTCTGTCCGCTTTGACAGGAGACGAAATGTTTGTCCACGTCGCCAAGCACGCGCGCCGCTCAGTCAATCCGCCGGACGACAGCTGGGTTGCTTTCGCAAACAATAAGCGCGGCTATAAAAAGCTGCCGCATTTCCAAATTGGTTTATGGGAAACCCACGTTTTCGTATGGTTTGCATTGATCTATGAGTCCCCTCTCAAGCAGGAATACGGCCAGCTGTTTAAGAAGCATCTGCCGGATATTGAGAGCAGCATTCCAAGTCGCTTTTTCTGGTCGGCCGATCATACGAAACCGGATGCCAAGAGACAGTCTGAGATGAATGAAAAAGATCTGGAAAACCTGTTTGAACGGCTCGTCAACGTGAAGAAAGCAGAAGCGCTTTGCGGTATTCAGCTTTCTAAAGACGAGGTGCTGCATATGAGTGAAGAGGCGTTTCTATCCGAAATCGAAGCGGCTTTTGAAAAGCTCGCCTTCCTTTACCGCCTGACGCAGAAAGTATCGGTATAA
- a CDS encoding inositol monophosphatase family protein, whose translation MTNWKEIDRLAKSWVKEAGQRIKQSMKEKMTIETKSNPNDLVTNIDKETERFFIEKIQSVFPDHHILGEEGQGDKLTSLDGVVWIIDPIDGTMNFIHQKRNFAISIGIFENGKGKIGLIYDVTHDELYHAFQGEGAYMNNTKLGKMKEVPLEESILAINATWITENRRIDPSVLSPLVRRVRGTRSYGSAALELAYVAAGRMDVYVTMRLAPWDYAAGCILLDEVGGTYTTIDGKPLNFLENHSIVAGNPAAHRAIFDEYLPHE comes from the coding sequence ATGACAAACTGGAAGGAAATCGATCGCCTGGCGAAAAGCTGGGTGAAAGAAGCTGGTCAGAGAATTAAGCAATCAATGAAAGAAAAGATGACGATTGAAACGAAATCGAATCCAAATGACCTTGTCACAAACATTGACAAGGAAACAGAGCGTTTTTTCATTGAAAAAATTCAATCGGTTTTTCCGGATCATCATATTCTTGGCGAAGAAGGCCAAGGGGACAAGCTCACATCTTTGGACGGCGTCGTTTGGATCATCGATCCGATCGATGGTACGATGAACTTTATTCATCAAAAACGCAATTTTGCGATTTCAATCGGCATTTTTGAAAACGGAAAAGGCAAAATCGGCTTGATTTATGATGTGACTCACGATGAGCTTTATCATGCTTTTCAAGGCGAAGGTGCTTACATGAACAATACAAAGCTCGGCAAGATGAAAGAAGTGCCGCTTGAGGAATCGATTCTGGCCATCAATGCGACATGGATCACCGAGAACAGACGGATCGATCCAAGCGTATTATCCCCGCTTGTCAGGCGCGTCAGAGGGACCCGTTCATACGGTTCAGCGGCTTTGGAACTCGCTTATGTAGCGGCAGGCAGAATGGATGTGTATGTGACGATGAGGCTCGCTCCTTGGGATTACGCTGCCGGCTGCATTCTGCTTGACGAGGTCGGCGGAACATATACAACCATTGACGGGAAACCGCTCAATTTTCTTGAAAACCACAGCATCGTAGCCGGCAATCCGGCAGCTCACCGGGCGATTTTCGACGAATATTTGCCGCATGAATAG
- a CDS encoding GNAT family N-acetyltransferase: protein MNSRSFSSSDLAFFEELAEASPGWVKEELDGNSLERYMSAYAMYNGEWLVWEDGGLPAALSFHLEWAPSNGKPWLGTLLVHPDFRKKGRAKEVIKTIGKRLREKGHKALFAAVPYEKDEWLNMLARSGFEQLKTEKDEKGKRYLIMVLPLPLWLQ, encoded by the coding sequence ATGAATAGCAGGTCTTTCTCTTCTTCTGATCTCGCCTTTTTTGAAGAGCTGGCCGAAGCGAGCCCCGGGTGGGTGAAGGAAGAGCTTGACGGAAACAGCCTGGAACGCTATATGAGTGCTTATGCGATGTATAACGGTGAATGGCTCGTGTGGGAAGACGGGGGACTGCCGGCGGCTCTCAGCTTTCATCTCGAATGGGCGCCTTCTAATGGCAAGCCTTGGCTCGGAACGCTTCTTGTCCATCCCGATTTCCGCAAAAAAGGCCGGGCAAAAGAAGTGATCAAAACGATCGGAAAACGCTTGAGAGAAAAGGGGCATAAAGCGTTGTTTGCGGCAGTGCCTTATGAGAAAGACGAATGGTTGAACATGCTGGCCCGTTCAGGATTTGAACAGCTGAAAACGGAAAAAGATGAAAAGGGAAAACGATATTTGATCATGGTTTTGCCCCTTCCCTTGTGGCTGCAATGA